The DNA window GCCGCAGAGGTCAGGCTGATGCGGTCACCGGATTGAAAAAACAAGCCCCTGGCAAGCCTTGGTATTTAATCGGCTGGTCTGGATTTATCTTTTCGTTCCTCATTTTGTCTTTTTACAGCGTTGTGGGCGGCTGGGTATTGTCTTACCTAGGTCGTTCTATTCTATTCCAATTGTCTGATCTGGGGGACAACGAATTTGCAGAACTTTTCACAGGCATTATTACAAATCCATGGGAAGTGCTGCTTGCACAAGCTGCCTTTATGGGATTGACGGTGTGGATTGTACAAGGCGGCATTAAAGGAGGCATCGAGCGTGCTAGCAAAATTATGATGCCTGCTCTATTGATCTTCTTTGTAGTACTCATGATTCGGTCGTTGACACTTGATGGTGCGATGGAAGGTGTACGCTTTATGTTCGTTCCAGACTGGTCTTTCTTTAACTTTGAAACGGCATTGGTGGCACTCGGTCAAGCCTTTTTCTCACTAAGTGTCGGTGTGGCAGGAATGATTACTTATTCATCCTACTTATCGAAATCAGAAAATCTGACACGCTCTTCTATTAGTGTTGTGTCATTGAATATCGTTATCTCAATTATGGCGGGATTGATTATCTTCCCAGCTGTTTTCTCTTTAGGCTATACACCCGACCAAGGACCAGGGCTAGTATTTATCATTCTGCCTGCGATTTTCGATCAATTGTTTATGGGACAATTTTTAATGATCATTTTCTTTATTCTGTTGTTGTTTGCAACATTAACCTCTTCTATTTCCATGCTAGAGATTACCGTTTCCATTGGCGTCAAAAACAAATATGATCGCCGTCGTCGTGTTGCGCTAATTTTTGGCTTAATGATTTTCATCGTCGGAATTCCAAGTGCTTTGTCGTTTGGCGTTATGCCGCAAGAAGTTTTCTTCGGTTTCACATTTTTTGACTTCGTCGATACCTTGACTAACCGAATCGGATTGCCCTTAGGCGCTCTATTCACTGCATTATTTGCAGGTTATGTTTTGACAAAAGAAGACGTCCATAACGAACTTCCGCAACAAAAACTATGGGTCGATATCTGGCGAGTAGTAGTTCGCTATATCGCACCGATCGCTATTATTGTTGTTTTCATTCAAGGAATTATTGCCATTTTTTGACTCAGCTGTTTGAAAAATGCCACAACTTGTCCTATCGAAAGTTTTCACGACATGATAGTATATAACTTATAGAAGAAAGTTTCTTATGAGAAGGAGTGCATGATTATGAAAAACGACTTACACGCTCAATTAAAAGCGCTTCGCGAAGAACGCGGGCTATCATTAGACGAACTGGCTTTAAAAACAAGAATTGGTGTTGCTAAACTGCAAGCCTATGAAAGTGGCGAAGAAGTACCATCAACTCAAACAATCATGATTCTTTCAAATGCATTAGAAGTTCCTGCTTCTAATTTAGTAGACGGATTAGAATCGAACTAAAACAAGAAAAGAGCTTTCAGCGAATTCCGCTGAAAGCTCTTTTCTTGTTTTAAATAATGTGTTTGGCTTCGTATTTAACTGCAAGCAGTTTGTAAGAAATGTCCACACATTGTTCTAACGGAATCCATTTTCCAAACGACAATTCGTAGCTAGTTTGAATTGTTTTTGCGAGATCTGAAGGATGGTCTAAAACCTGCAATTGAGCAACGACATCTCCAATTTCTTTACCATATAATTCGGAGCCAATAGCAAAAGGATCCCAATACTTCATGATTGCAACCGCTCTTCTGTTCATTTCACTCGTGTCCATTTGTCTTCACCTGACATTTCTCTATTGTTAAGGGCTATAATAGCACATAAACAGAAAAAGAAAAGCAGGAAAAACCGATTAGACCGTTTTTCGATGCTCTCTTATTGCTGAAGAATTTCAATAGAGTCGATGGTCACATCTGTAACTGGCTTTTCAGCTTCGGTTTCAACTGCTGCGATGGCGTCTACTACATCCATTCCTTCAATCACTTGACCGAATACGGTGTGTTTGCCATCAAGCCAAGGCGTGCCTCCTTGTTCTAGGTAAGCGTCTTTAACTTCCTGCGGGTATTCGGTTGCAAACATATCCGCTGTTACTTCTGGTGCTTGGACAATGAAAAACTGGCTGCCATTCGTGCCCGGTCCTCCGTTAGCCATCGATAAAGCTCCCCGAATATTAAACAGATGGTCATTAAACTCGTCTTCAAACGGCGCTCCATAAATACTTTCACCACCGCCACCTGTACCCGTCGGATCTCCTGTTTGCAACATGAAATTTTCAATGACTCGGTGGAAAGTCAGACCGTCGTAATAGCCTTCTTCTGCATGTGTCAAAAAGTTTTCCACTGCTTTTGGTGCAATGTCCGGAAACAGTTTGATTTGCATAGCGCCCATGGACGTAGTCACTTCAACAAGCGCTTCGTTGTCTGCAACTTCTGTTGATAATTGCGGATAGCCGTCCACTTCCACTTTCGCACTTTCGGTTGTTGTTGTTGTTGTTGTTTCCTGTTCTTCTTGTCCTGAGCATGCACTTAGGAACAACGCTAATAAAACTGGTGCCACAATTATTTTTTCCATCTTTTTCACCCCGCTTTATTTTAGCATAGTTTCATTCAACAAAAGAACTCGCTTTGTAAGCGAATAGCGTATACTGACAGGAGACAGAACAGTTTGAATTAATCAATAAAACCTAGCTCTTTCTTCGTGTAACGAAGTATTATATAATGAGAACAGATGCTTCGTTCAGAAAGAAGGGTTCTTTATGGACACTCAGAAAAAGAATTTCTTTATTATTATGTTCACTAACTTTTTAGTAGCTGGTAGCACTACCATGATTATGCCATTCTTATCTCTTTATATTGAATCACTCGGGAATTTCACAGATGAATATGTGCAACGTTGGTCTGGTCTAGTCTTTGGCGTTACGTTCGTTGCGGCTTTGATCATGTCGCCCATTTGGGGACGCATTGCTGATAAATACGGCTTTAAGCCTATTTTAATCATTAACGGCTTTGGTATTGCCATCAGTATTTTCTTAATGGGAACCGCTGATTCCGTCTCAGAACTGTTTATGATTCGTTTGTTCATGGGTGTAGTAACTGGATTTATCCCGACTTCCTTGGCTTTTGTCAGCTCTCAAACTTCCAAAGAGACAGCAGGGAAAACTCTCGGCACGCTTCAAATGGGCAGTGTATCCGGCACATTGTTCGGTCCAGTTCTCGGCGGCTTAATGGCAGATGCTTTTGGTTTTAAATATACATTCTTGATTACAGCTACTGTCATTACCATCGCTGCATTGTTTGTCGTGTTTGGCTTGCATGAAGTTAAACGACTGAAAGTAAAAGGTGCTCACGTTTACGCACCGAAAACAATCGTCAGCGGAATTTTAAATCACCGTTTAATGCTCAACGTTATGATCATCACAGCATTGATTCAAATTGGGAATTTCAGCATTCAGCCTTTGTTATCGCTGTATGTGGCAGAACTAACAGAAGGAAGTACGCAAGTCGCTTTTCTAGCGGGTATTACTTTCAGTGCCACTGGCGTAGGGAACCTTCTTTTTGCTCGGCGCTGGGGACGACTAGGCGATTCTATCGGTTACGAGAAGGTATTAGGTTTTCTACTTTTGCTGTCTTTTATCTTTATCATCCCGCAAGCTTTTGTCACAGAACTTTGGCAACTCATCATTTTGCGGTTGTTCTTCGGAATGGCAGTTGGCGGAATGATTCCAACGACAACTGCTTTAATGCGTCGGGAAGCTCCAATTGAAATTCAAGGAGAAATAATGGGTTACAATACGAGCTTCCGCTTTCTTGGAAACATTATCGGCCCAATGTTCGGTGGGATTATCAGCGGTGTGATTGGCATCTCTTCTGTCTTCATCGTAACGGGCGTGTTGTTTATCTTTGCATTCATCTTTCTACGGTCTACATTAGCAAAACCGCAGCAAGATTTTGAAGACGTCCTGCTCGAACAAGAATTAAAAAATACGTAAACCAGGTTTCTACTAGAAAACCTGGTTTTTTTGTGTCTTTTTTTGATTTCACAAAATTAACTTAATTGGCTTTCTTCCTATTTCTAAAGTTTGCAAAAAGTAAAGCTGATCTTGGTCCATTAGTAGACGGGCGGTGCAAATCCACTCGATTTGCGTTATAATTTCTAATTAGAAACTCATCACGTTTATGCTGGAAGGAGGATTCATTTGTCATTTGTGTTTTTAATCTTTGTACCTTTGCTTGCAGCCTTGTTCATTCCGCTGTTATTTAAGAAATTCGGAAGGATTCACACAGGCTGGTTTGTTTTAGTCGTTCCCGTTATTTTATTCACTTACTACGTCTCATTGCTTCCCACAACGATTAGTGGAGGCAATTTAGTTTCTGAATTTCAATGGATCCCTTCACTTGATATCGCCTTTGTAGCGTATATCGATGGATTGAGCCTGCTGTTCACGTTATTGATTACAGGCATTGGCGCTTTAGTCGTGCTGTACTCTATTTTCTACTTGGACAAACATCGCGAACAATTACATAACTTTTACGTTTATTTATTGATGTTCATGACGGCAATGCTCGGTATTGTTCAAAGTGATCATTTAATCAC is part of the Planococcus kocurii genome and encodes:
- a CDS encoding peptidylprolyl isomerase; its protein translation is MEKIIVAPVLLALFLSACSGQEEQETTTTTTTESAKVEVDGYPQLSTEVADNEALVEVTTSMGAMQIKLFPDIAPKAVENFLTHAEEGYYDGLTFHRVIENFMLQTGDPTGTGGGGESIYGAPFEDEFNDHLFNIRGALSMANGGPGTNGSQFFIVQAPEVTADMFATEYPQEVKDAYLEQGGTPWLDGKHTVFGQVIEGMDVVDAIAAVETEAEKPVTDVTIDSIEILQQ
- a CDS encoding MFS transporter — translated: MDTQKKNFFIIMFTNFLVAGSTTMIMPFLSLYIESLGNFTDEYVQRWSGLVFGVTFVAALIMSPIWGRIADKYGFKPILIINGFGIAISIFLMGTADSVSELFMIRLFMGVVTGFIPTSLAFVSSQTSKETAGKTLGTLQMGSVSGTLFGPVLGGLMADAFGFKYTFLITATVITIAALFVVFGLHEVKRLKVKGAHVYAPKTIVSGILNHRLMLNVMIITALIQIGNFSIQPLLSLYVAELTEGSTQVAFLAGITFSATGVGNLLFARRWGRLGDSIGYEKVLGFLLLLSFIFIIPQAFVTELWQLIILRLFFGMAVGGMIPTTTALMRREAPIEIQGEIMGYNTSFRFLGNIIGPMFGGIISGVIGISSVFIVTGVLFIFAFIFLRSTLAKPQQDFEDVLLEQELKNT
- a CDS encoding helix-turn-helix domain-containing protein — protein: MKNDLHAQLKALREERGLSLDELALKTRIGVAKLQAYESGEEVPSTQTIMILSNALEVPASNLVDGLESN
- a CDS encoding sodium-dependent transporter, whose protein sequence is MEKRDQWSSKLGFILAAAGSAIGLGAIWKFPYETGANGGSVFILLFIISTIAIGLPILLAEFVIGRRGQADAVTGLKKQAPGKPWYLIGWSGFIFSFLILSFYSVVGGWVLSYLGRSILFQLSDLGDNEFAELFTGIITNPWEVLLAQAAFMGLTVWIVQGGIKGGIERASKIMMPALLIFFVVLMIRSLTLDGAMEGVRFMFVPDWSFFNFETALVALGQAFFSLSVGVAGMITYSSYLSKSENLTRSSISVVSLNIVISIMAGLIIFPAVFSLGYTPDQGPGLVFIILPAIFDQLFMGQFLMIIFFILLLFATLTSSISMLEITVSIGVKNKYDRRRRVALIFGLMIFIVGIPSALSFGVMPQEVFFGFTFFDFVDTLTNRIGLPLGALFTALFAGYVLTKEDVHNELPQQKLWVDIWRVVVRYIAPIAIIVVFIQGIIAIF
- a CDS encoding DUF1871 family protein, whose translation is MDTSEMNRRAVAIMKYWDPFAIGSELYGKEIGDVVAQLQVLDHPSDLAKTIQTSYELSFGKWIPLEQCVDISYKLLAVKYEAKHII